The Geobacter sp. genomic interval TACGGGATTTTGCCTTGACCCTCGGGATGAGGGTGTGCTATAAGGTTGCCTCGCCCAAAAAGGAGGTGCGCATGGCGCCAGTGAATCTGCGGGGCAGCCTGTTGGCGATACTTGTCGTCACACAGCTGTTTCTGCCGCTCCACACACTTCCTGTGCAGGCCGAAACCGTTACCGAGAAGAGTGGTCAAGCGCAGAGTGCCGAACAGGCACAACCAGCGGCGGATGGAGACGAGGGGTTTGCCTCGTATTACGCCAAACGCTACAAGGGTAGACGGACAACCTCGGGGGCACGGTATAACCCCGGAAAAATGACAGCGGCACATTCCTCGCTTCCCTTTGGCACCAAGGTCAAGGTTATCTGCCTTAACAGTGGTCGGGAAGTGGTGGTGACAGTGAATGACCGTTGCAAGCCACGCAAGAAGCCGTTCATCGATCTTTCCCGGGCAGCTGCACGCAAGCTCGGATTCCTGGGAAAGGGGACTACTCGGGTCAAGATCATCGCGATGAATGAGGACGACGCGGGGTAACAGGTACAATAAAAAATCACAGGGCGAAAAAAAGGAAACGGCCGGGAGGATTATCCCGGCCGTTTCCTTTTCCGGCAGCGTGCAGGCGGCGAGGCTGCTGTCAGCTCTCCGACCAGTTTGTCGTTAGCGGGATTTGCTCTTGGTTGTCGTCTTCTTTTTCTTTTTTGTTTTCGACACCTTTTTTGAAATTTTCCCCTTTTTTGCTTTCCCTTTTTTCTTCTTGTACTTCTTAGTGTCGGGGGAGAGTTCGTCACGAATGTTGCTCAACAGGACAGTTGGCTCTTCGAGGGTCGGGTCGGCCCTCTTTGCGGACTCCAGAGCCTCTTTTGCCTCGTTAATGTGACCGGTTTTCATATAGACACGGCCGAGGGCGTTCAAGGCTTTTGCATGATCATCCTTAAGAGCGACCGCTTCCTTGTATGAGGCCAGGGCGTCTTCGTAGTTCTTTTTGAATTCGTAGACCAAACCGAGTTTGTAGTGACTGTTGGCGTCCTTGGGGTTGAGTTCTACGTTTTCCTTGAGCAGCGTGATCAAGTCGTCGTAGTTCTTGTTCTTAACGTAGATGGTGGTGAGGGCGTTGCGAGCCTCGACATCGTCTTTCTTCAGCCGGAGTATCTCTTTGAATTCGCGTTCAGCCTCGTCTCCCATGCCGTGCTTGCGATAGAGAAGCGCTAGTTCGTGGTGGGCATCGAGCGAGTCGGGCTTGATTTTGATGATTTCCTGATATTCGGCGATCGCATCTTTGGGGTCCTTGGCATTGCCATAGAGCCTGGCGAGTTTCAGGTGCAGCTGGACATCCTCGTTTCGCAGCTTGAGGAGTTCTCGGTACTGTTCTATTGCCTGGGGGGTGCTGCCGCGCGAGGCGTAGATATCTCCAAGGCGCTGGCGGGTATCCCCTTTTTCTCCAGCGAATTTTAACGACTGCCGGTATTCTACGACTGCTTCGTCGAGAAGCCCTTTCTTTTCGTAGAGAATTCCCAGCTTGTAGTGCAGCCCCTCATCGTCGGCCTTGAGGCGTGATGCTTCCTGGTAGGCGGCAATGGCTTCATCGAGCTTGTCGCTGGCGGCAAGGGCATCCCCGAGTTTCTGCTTTGCTTCTGCCCAGGCGGGTTTTATCTTAATAGCTTTCCGGTATTCGGCCACTGCCTTGTCGTAGTTCTTTTCGGCAAGAAACGCATCGCCGTTTTTCAGATATTCCTGGGGCTGGTCGGCTTGGGGATTCTGGGCAACACCGGCGAGCAGGAATTCATAGTCGGCGGATTTCTTGTCTCCAAGCTGTTCGTACAGTTCTCCGAGGCGCCGGTGGACTTCTTTGCTCTGGGGATGTGCGTTCTGGGCCTTTTTCAGCTCGTCGAGTGCCTTGTCGGTCTGCTTGCGGGCCAGGTAGACCTTGGCCAAGCCAAGGCGAGCCGGCTCAAATGCCGGGTTGATGGAGAGGGCTTGATTGTATTCGGATTCGGCACGATCGAGGTCGTTTCCCTGGATCTGGGTATCTGCGAGGTCGGCATGGAGTTGGGGGTCGTCCGGAGCTGATTTCAGGGCTTCGTTGAAGTGATACTGGGCGAGTGAGTAGATCTTCCGCTGGGCAAAGATGCGGCCGAGGCCACGGT includes:
- a CDS encoding septal ring lytic transglycosylase RlpA family protein; its protein translation is MAPVNLRGSLLAILVVTQLFLPLHTLPVQAETVTEKSGQAQSAEQAQPAADGDEGFASYYAKRYKGRRTTSGARYNPGKMTAAHSSLPFGTKVKVICLNSGREVVVTVNDRCKPRKKPFIDLSRAAARKLGFLGKGTTRVKIIAMNEDDAG
- a CDS encoding tetratricopeptide repeat protein, with amino-acid sequence MNQRLLLILLCLTATLTCGFDWGFAGKDKCGDAREILEGIPSRSDAAERSRIETRAAELCPEGPAGHFVKGRRLAESGKLESAIAEYREAERLDPGFTQASGNLGLLYLEKGMTDEAAVELTKAVKSSSAAPYHRGLGRIFAQRKIYSLAQYHFNEALKSAPDDPQLHADLADTQIQGNDLDRAESEYNQALSINPAFEPARLGLAKVYLARKQTDKALDELKKAQNAHPQSKEVHRRLGELYEQLGDKKSADYEFLLAGVAQNPQADQPQEYLKNGDAFLAEKNYDKAVAEYRKAIKIKPAWAEAKQKLGDALAASDKLDEAIAAYQEASRLKADDEGLHYKLGILYEKKGLLDEAVVEYRQSLKFAGEKGDTRQRLGDIYASRGSTPQAIEQYRELLKLRNEDVQLHLKLARLYGNAKDPKDAIAEYQEIIKIKPDSLDAHHELALLYRKHGMGDEAEREFKEILRLKKDDVEARNALTTIYVKNKNYDDLITLLKENVELNPKDANSHYKLGLVYEFKKNYEDALASYKEAVALKDDHAKALNALGRVYMKTGHINEAKEALESAKRADPTLEEPTVLLSNIRDELSPDTKKYKKKKGKAKKGKISKKVSKTKKKKKTTTKSKSR